Proteins encoded in a region of the Gigantopelta aegis isolate Gae_Host chromosome 13, Gae_host_genome, whole genome shotgun sequence genome:
- the LOC121387279 gene encoding uncharacterized protein LOC121387279 — translation MMYLMRPNRAGKKQRSKQEAALILSELLQEHWIYCNIYTIRTGHIQTNILKLYMEFTNLIQTRKSRRNESYYEKVRQFNENRGKLFDIFCEDQDSRKRLENAYGVNMMGNEWAFLTDQRNQRVMYCEHFRSGKRQWKGGVMIYNL, via the coding sequence ATGATGTACCTGATGAGGCCCAATCGTGCTGGCAAGAAACAGAGATCTAAACAGGAAGCTGCGCTAATTTTGTCTGAACTTCTGCAGGAACACTGGatttactgtaatatatatacgaTCCGCACAGGACACATTCAAACTAACATACTGAAACTGTATATGGAATTCACTAATCTGATACAGACAAGAAAAAGTCGTCGGAATGAAAGTTATTATGAGAAAGTTCGACAATTCAATGAAAATCGTGGCAAACTGTTTGACATATTTTGTGAGGACCAGGACAGTCGAAAGCGTTTGGAGAATGCATACGGTGTGAACATGATGGGGAATGAATGGGCTTTTCTCACTGACCAAAGAAACCAGCGTGTAATGTACTGTGAACATTTCAGAAGTGGGAAAAGACAATGGAAAGGCGGCGTTATGATCTACAATCTTTAG